AAGCGCTACCGGCTCACCGCCGACGGCGAACGGGAGCTGCACAGCTGGCTGCGTACGCCACCCCAGGCCGGGCCGCCACCCCGCGACGAGCTCGTGATGAAGGTGCAGGTGGCGATGCGCCTGACCCAGGTGGACGTCACCGAGATCCTGCAGGCCCACCGGCGGCGGATCGTCGAGGAGATGCAGCGCTACACCCACCTCAAGGCCGACGCGGCACCGGAGGACATCGGCCTCGGCCTCGTCGTCGACGCCGAGCTGTTCCGACTGGAAGCGGTCGTCCGCTGGCTAGACGCGGCGGACGCCCGCCTTCGCAGCCACCCGACGCAGCCCGCCGCCAGCGCACCGCCCACGGAGCCGTCGCTGGCCGCGGACGACCAGGAGAGTCGCCCGACGCGGCCAGCCCGGGACGACGCGGCAGGAGCCCGGCGATGAGCGTCGTGCTGAGCCTGCGACAGGTGTCCAAGGTGTACGGGGCCGGCGCCGCCGCCGTACACGCCCTGCGCGCGGTCGACCTGGACGTGGTCGCCGGTGAACTGGTCGCGGTCATGGGTCCCAGTGGCTCGGGCAAGAGCACCCTGCTGACCATCGCGGGCACCCTGGAGGAGCCGACGGCCGGTCAGGTGACGGTGTGCGGGTCCGACCTCTCCGCGCTCTCCGCCGACGCCACCGCCCGGCTGCGTCGCCGGTCGCTCGGCTTCGTCTTCCAGGACCTGAACCTGCTCGCCGGCCTCTCCGCCGTCGAGAACGTGGCCCTGCCCCTGGAGCTGGACGGCATGGCCGTACGTCCGGCGCGCGCCGCCGCCCTGCACGTGCTCGACGAGCTGGGGCTGACCGACCGCGCCGGCCATTTCCCCGACGACCTCTCCGGCGGTGAGCGCCAACGGGTCGCCATCGCCCGGGCCGTGGTGGGGGACCGGCGGCTGCTGCTGGCCGACGAGCCGACCGGCGCCCTCGACGCCGCCAACGGCGAAGCCGTCCTGCGGATGCTCCGCTCGGCCTGCAAACGCGGCATCGCCGGAGTGATGGTCACCCACGACGCCCAGCTCGCGTCCTGGGCCGATCGAGTGATCTTCATTCGGGACGGCCGGGTGGTCGACCAGACCGCACCTTCGGCCGGCCCGGATGCCCTGCTCACCCCGGACCCGACGTCGTGACCGCCGACCCGGGCCGCAGCCGGAGGACCGCCCGGCCCGCTGGCGGCGGACTCCCGGCTCGCCGCGCGGTGATCCGCTGGGCGGTACGGCTGTTCCGCCGCGAGTGGCGGCAGCAACTGCTGGCCATCGCGCTGCTCACCGTCGCGGTCACCGGCACCACCTTCGGCCTGGCGGCGACCTGGAACCTGGCCGCGTCGAGCGACGCCACGTTCGGTCGCGCCGACCAGCTCATCCGGATCCCCGGCGACGATCCGGCCGCGCTGGATGCCCGGGTCACCGCCGCTCGGGCGTGGTTCGGCACGATCGACGTCATCGGGCACCGGCACGTGCCGGTGCCGGGGCTGTTCGACCCGGTCGACGTCCGGGCCCAGGACCCCGCCGGCGCGTACGGCGGCCCGATGCTCGCCCTGCGGCAGGGCCGCTACCCAACCGGGCCCGCCGAGGTGGCAGTGACCGACGAGGTGGCGCGAGCCCTGCGCGCCGGGCTCGGCACCCGGGTCCAGCTCGGTGACTCCGACCGCCTGATCGTCGGAGTGGTGGAGAACCCGGCGGACCTGCACGACGAGTTCGCCCTCACCGACCCGGCGCACGCCGACCGACCGCAGTCGGTGACCGTCCTGGTGGCCGGCGACCACGACCGCATGGAGGAGTTCCGGCAGACCATCGACGGCCCGCTGGTGCGCGAGTCCCGGCCGGTGGCCGAGCGCACCGCGCTCACCATCGCCGCGCTGGCGCTGGCCACCGTCGGCCTGCTGCTGGTGTCACTCGTGGCCGCCGCCGGGTTCGTGGTGCTGGCACAACGCCGGCTGCGTCAGCTCGGCATGCTGGCGGCGATGGGCGCCACCCGCCGACACCTGCGGCTGGTGCTGCTGGTCAACGGCGCGGCGGTCGGGTCAGTCGCCGCGGTCTGCGGCACCGCCCTCGGGGTGGCCGCCTGGCTGGTCACCGCAGGGTTCGTCGAGACCGCCGCCGGGCACCGCATCGGCCGGTTCGACCTGCCCTGGCTCACCATCGGCGCGGGCATGCTGCTGGCCGTCGCGACGGCGACCGCCGCCGCCTGGTGGCCGGCCCGCGCGGTCGCCCGTACCCCGATCATGAGCGCGCTGTCGGCCCGGCCGCCGGTCCCACCGCCAGCGCGGCGGACCGCCGTGGCCGCGGCCGTGCTGCTCGCTGCCGGTCTCACGGCGCTGGTGCTCTCCGACGGGTCGAACCCGCTGCTCATCGGGGTGGGCGCCGTCGGCGTCGCGCTCGGCGTGCTGTTCGTCGGTCCGCTGGCCATCCCGGCTCTGGCGGCGGCCCGGGGAGGCCTGCCGGTGGCGGTCCGGCTGGCCCTGGCGGATCTGGCCCGGTACCGCGTCCGGGCCGGGGCCGCACTCGCCGCGATCAGCCTCGCGGTGGGGCTGTCGGCGGCGATCGTCGTGGGCTCCGCCGCGGCGGAGTACCGCAGCCAGGAGGCAGCCGGGCTGGGCAACCTCGCGGCCAGCCAACTGCTGATCCGGATCGGCCAACCGGATCCGGTCATCCCGGAGCGCACGGCGGCCGAGATCGCCGCTCTCCAGGCCCGGACCGACACCATCGCGACCACCGTGGGTGCGGCCACCGTCATTCCGCTGGACATGGCGGTGGTGGCCGCACACCTCGACCCGGGTCGGGAGGGCGGACCGACCGGCCACCCGGCCGTCGAGATCGGCCCCCCGGCGGCGGCCGGCGAGTCCACGACCTCCCATCCGCTCTACGTCGTCAACCCCGGGCTGCTCCGGCTGAACGGCGTGGCCGGGATGACGGTCGAGCCCGACACCGATGTGCTCAGCACCCGCACCG
The nucleotide sequence above comes from Micromonospora sp. NBC_00389. Encoded proteins:
- a CDS encoding PadR family transcriptional regulator, which encodes MSIRHAMLALLTEAPKYGLQLRQEFEARTGEVWPLNVGQVYTTLQRLEREGHVETDDAGRDGAQKRYRLTADGERELHSWLRTPPQAGPPPRDELVMKVQVAMRLTQVDVTEILQAHRRRIVEEMQRYTHLKADAAPEDIGLGLVVDAELFRLEAVVRWLDAADARLRSHPTQPAASAPPTEPSLAADDQESRPTRPARDDAAGARR
- a CDS encoding ABC transporter ATP-binding protein, producing MSVVLSLRQVSKVYGAGAAAVHALRAVDLDVVAGELVAVMGPSGSGKSTLLTIAGTLEEPTAGQVTVCGSDLSALSADATARLRRRSLGFVFQDLNLLAGLSAVENVALPLELDGMAVRPARAAALHVLDELGLTDRAGHFPDDLSGGERQRVAIARAVVGDRRLLLADEPTGALDAANGEAVLRMLRSACKRGIAGVMVTHDAQLASWADRVIFIRDGRVVDQTAPSAGPDALLTPDPTS
- a CDS encoding FtsX-like permease family protein, with the protein product MTADPGRSRRTARPAGGGLPARRAVIRWAVRLFRREWRQQLLAIALLTVAVTGTTFGLAATWNLAASSDATFGRADQLIRIPGDDPAALDARVTAARAWFGTIDVIGHRHVPVPGLFDPVDVRAQDPAGAYGGPMLALRQGRYPTGPAEVAVTDEVARALRAGLGTRVQLGDSDRLIVGVVENPADLHDEFALTDPAHADRPQSVTVLVAGDHDRMEEFRQTIDGPLVRESRPVAERTALTIAALALATVGLLLVSLVAAAGFVVLAQRRLRQLGMLAAMGATRRHLRLVLLVNGAAVGSVAAVCGTALGVAAWLVTAGFVETAAGHRIGRFDLPWLTIGAGMLLAVATATAAAWWPARAVARTPIMSALSARPPVPPPARRTAVAAAVLLAAGLTALVLSDGSNPLLIGVGAVGVALGVLFVGPLAIPALAAARGGLPVAVRLALADLARYRVRAGAALAAISLAVGLSAAIVVGSAAAEYRSQEAAGLGNLAASQLLIRIGQPDPVIPERTAAEIAALQARTDTIATTVGAATVIPLDMAVVAAHLDPGREGGPTGHPAVEIGPPAAAGESTTSHPLYVVNPGLLRLNGVAGMTVEPDTDVLSTRTGALELMNIPARGVRPIVRTLPRSGYTGLPDSLITSAALGRHGWQPARVGWFLAADRALTDAQLATAQDLAAAAGLTIESRREQSSLTALQTGATGAGVLLALGVLATTVGLIRGEAAADLRTLTATGAPRRVRRTLTATTAGALALLGAVLGVAGAYLALAGALHRDLDPLGAVPVVHLVATAGGLPLLAAVAGWLLAGRLPPSLSRRLLD